One cyanobiont of Ornithocercus magnificus DNA segment encodes these proteins:
- a CDS encoding ATP-dependent Clp endopeptidase, proteolytic subunit ClpP, translated as MIPIVIEESARGERAFDIYSRLLRERIIFLGEPVTNESANRIVAQMLFLEAEDPGRDIYLYINSPGGSVYDGLGIFDTMQHVKPDVHTVCIGLAASMGAFLLCAGASDKRSSLRHSRIMIHQPLGGARGQASDIQIQADEILFLKDRLNRELADRTGQPLEKIQQDTDRDFFMSPDEAIDYGLIDSIIDKHSTYPIE; from the coding sequence ATGATTCCGATCGTGATCGAGGAGTCTGCTCGGGGTGAAAGAGCTTTTGACATCTATTCACGTCTACTCCGGGAACGAATTATTTTTCTCGGAGAGCCTGTCACAAATGAATCTGCCAATAGGATCGTAGCACAGATGTTATTCCTAGAAGCGGAGGATCCTGGCAGAGATATTTATTTATACATAAACTCGCCGGGAGGATCTGTCTATGACGGGCTCGGTATATTTGACACGATGCAACACGTTAAACCTGATGTGCACACAGTCTGTATCGGTCTTGCAGCGAGTATGGGTGCATTCCTCTTGTGTGCTGGAGCTTCAGACAAACGCAGTAGCCTCCGGCATTCCCGGATAATGATTCACCAGCCTCTTGGTGGAGCTCGAGGTCAGGCCAGTGACATACAAATCCAGGCTGATGAAATTCTATTTTTAAAGGACAGGTTAAACCGTGAGTTAGCTGACCGTACTGGACAGCCACTCGAGAAAATTCAGCAAGATACTGATCGTGATTTCTTTATGTCACCTGATGAGGCCATTGACTACGGACTTATCGACAGCATAATCGATAAACATTCTACTTACCCTATTGAATGA
- a CDS encoding ATP-dependent zinc metalloprotease FtsH has product MNQRWRLIALWLLPIAVVVFLAWQLIGSRGASSLRPNGPTVAPRNAAVARMSYGRFLDYIDAGRVTAVDIYDGGRNAVVEAVDPDLDNRVQRLRVDLPGLAPELINTLKVEGISFDVHPPRTSPPVLGLLGNLLFPLLLIGALILLARRSSGMPGGPGQAMQFGKTKARFAMEAETGVMFDDVAGVAEAKQDLQEVVTFLKQPERFTSVGAQIPKGVLLVGPPGTGKTMLAKAIAGEAGVPFFSLSGSEFVEMFVGVGASRVRDLFKRAKENSPCLIFIDEIDAVGRQRGAGIGGGNDEREQTLNQLLTEMDGFEGNSGIIIIAATNRPDVLDSALMRPGRFDRQVTVDAPDIQGRLAILKVHCRNKKLDSTLSLENIARRTPGFTGADLANLLNEAAILTARRRKESIGLVEIDDAVDRIIAGMERQPLTDGRSKRLIAYHEVGHALVGTLVKDHDPVQKVTLIPRGQAQGLTWFSPDEDQMLVSRSQLRARIMGALGGRAAEDVVFGRAEVTTGAGGDIQQVASIARQMVTRFGMSDIGQFSLEAGNQEVFLGRDLMNRRDASDSMSRRIDEAVRSIAQSCYEETVSLVSQHRVCIDRLVEVLIERETLDGDEFRSLVAEFTVIPEKERFTPILKVSD; this is encoded by the coding sequence ATGAATCAGCGTTGGCGTCTCATTGCCCTCTGGCTGCTCCCAATTGCTGTTGTTGTGTTCCTAGCTTGGCAATTGATCGGCAGCAGGGGCGCTAGCAGCCTGCGTCCGAATGGTCCCACCGTCGCTCCACGCAATGCTGCCGTTGCTCGAATGAGCTACGGGCGCTTTCTGGACTATATCGATGCTGGGCGCGTGACTGCCGTAGATATCTATGACGGTGGCCGCAACGCTGTGGTTGAGGCCGTGGACCCTGATCTCGATAACCGTGTGCAGCGTCTTCGTGTCGATCTGCCGGGTTTAGCACCAGAGTTAATAAACACTCTTAAAGTAGAGGGGATTAGCTTCGACGTTCATCCACCTCGGACCTCGCCGCCAGTTCTCGGTTTACTAGGCAACTTGCTGTTTCCGTTGCTACTCATTGGGGCCCTTATTCTTCTAGCGCGTCGATCAAGCGGTATGCCAGGTGGTCCTGGTCAAGCAATGCAGTTTGGTAAGACCAAGGCACGGTTTGCGATGGAAGCAGAAACTGGCGTGATGTTTGATGATGTTGCTGGGGTAGCAGAGGCTAAACAAGATCTCCAGGAAGTGGTCACTTTTCTGAAGCAACCGGAACGCTTCACCTCTGTCGGTGCACAAATTCCTAAGGGAGTACTACTAGTTGGACCTCCTGGAACGGGCAAAACAATGTTGGCCAAGGCCATTGCTGGGGAGGCTGGCGTACCGTTTTTCTCCCTCTCAGGCTCCGAATTCGTAGAAATGTTTGTCGGTGTAGGTGCTAGCCGCGTTCGCGACTTGTTTAAGCGTGCTAAGGAAAACAGCCCCTGTCTAATCTTTATTGATGAGATTGATGCTGTTGGCCGTCAGCGTGGCGCTGGCATTGGTGGCGGTAATGATGAGCGCGAACAGACTCTTAATCAATTATTGACTGAGATGGATGGTTTTGAGGGTAATAGCGGTATCATTATTATTGCTGCTACTAACCGTCCAGATGTACTTGACTCTGCCCTGATGAGGCCGGGCCGCTTCGATCGACAGGTAACTGTCGATGCCCCTGACATTCAGGGAAGACTTGCAATTCTCAAAGTTCACTGTCGCAACAAAAAGCTTGACAGCACGCTTTCACTAGAGAACATTGCCCGCCGCACGCCAGGATTTACTGGAGCGGACCTTGCTAATCTACTTAACGAGGCTGCCATACTTACAGCGCGGCGCCGTAAAGAGTCAATAGGTCTTGTCGAAATTGATGACGCTGTTGACCGCATAATTGCGGGAATGGAACGCCAGCCCCTTACAGATGGTCGCAGCAAGCGACTTATCGCATATCACGAAGTTGGTCACGCACTCGTCGGCACCCTGGTCAAAGATCATGACCCTGTGCAGAAAGTTACTCTTATCCCCCGTGGTCAGGCACAAGGCTTGACCTGGTTCTCGCCTGATGAGGATCAGATGCTTGTCAGTCGTTCCCAGCTGCGAGCGAGAATTATGGGTGCCTTGGGAGGTCGAGCTGCTGAAGATGTTGTTTTTGGTCGTGCAGAAGTAACTACTGGTGCGGGCGGTGATATTCAGCAGGTTGCGTCGATCGCCCGTCAAATGGTTACCCGTTTTGGCATGAGTGATATTGGCCAGTTTTCACTTGAGGCTGGTAATCAGGAAGTTTTTCTTGGGCGAGATCTGATGAACCGAAGAGATGCTTCAGACTCAATGTCACGCCGAATCGATGAGGCTGTCCGGTCAATTGCGCAGAGTTGCTATGAGGAGACAGTTTCGCTTGTTTCTCAGCACCGCGTATGCATAGATCGACTTGTGGAAGTACTAATAGAACGTGAAACTCTAGATGGCGACGAGTTCCGTAGTCTTGTAGCAGAGTTCACTGTTATCCCCGAGAAGGAAAGATTTACTCCTATCCTTAAAGTCAGCGATTAA
- a CDS encoding ABC transporter permease — translation MAMVALRANRLRSILTMLGIVIGNASVITLVGVGRGAQNLAESQLSSLGANVLFVVPGNNDARRGGATLPRTLVFEDAEAIAQQVPSIHQVAPQITTSEVTQAGSRTTISSISGVTPEFLTVRSFEIAQGSFISSRDMKSARTVVVIGPDLRDKLFPAGEAVGKTIRIRNQAFQVVGVTAAKGAVFGSNQDESAYIPITTMVSRLTGRDPTYGISLSFISVKALDEASTSAAKFQITNLLRRRHRILRDDDFAVRSQEDARTIVSSITGGLTLMLGAIGGVSLLVGGIGIMNIMLVSVSERTEEIGLRKALGARSSDVLNQFLVESLALASLGGLIGSTAGIAAVAAVAAITILPASVSTGTVIFTVALSGSIGLIFGVVPAQRAARLDPILALRSL, via the coding sequence ATGGCGATGGTAGCCCTACGTGCAAATCGCTTACGCAGCATCCTCACGATGCTAGGTATTGTCATTGGTAATGCCTCAGTTATAACTCTCGTTGGCGTTGGCCGTGGGGCCCAAAATCTAGCTGAGAGCCAATTAAGTAGCCTGGGTGCTAATGTTCTCTTTGTTGTGCCGGGTAATAACGACGCGCGACGCGGCGGCGCAACTCTCCCACGTACTCTTGTTTTTGAGGATGCAGAGGCTATCGCTCAGCAAGTTCCGAGCATTCACCAGGTAGCGCCTCAAATTACCACTAGCGAGGTAACTCAGGCAGGATCACGTACCACTATTAGCTCGATATCGGGCGTTACACCAGAGTTTTTAACTGTCCGCAGTTTCGAGATTGCCCAAGGTAGCTTTATTAGCTCGAGAGATATGAAGTCTGCTAGAACAGTAGTAGTAATTGGTCCGGACCTACGTGACAAACTCTTCCCTGCTGGAGAAGCAGTAGGGAAGACCATAAGGATCCGTAATCAGGCTTTCCAAGTAGTTGGTGTTACGGCCGCTAAAGGTGCTGTGTTCGGCAGCAATCAAGACGAGAGCGCCTACATCCCAATTACTACGATGGTAAGTAGATTAACAGGACGTGACCCTACTTATGGTATCAGTCTGAGTTTTATAAGTGTGAAAGCGTTGGATGAGGCAAGCACTAGTGCAGCGAAATTCCAGATTACAAATCTGCTTAGACGCCGACATCGTATCCTGCGGGATGATGACTTTGCAGTTCGTTCTCAAGAAGATGCTCGTACAATTGTAAGTAGCATCACTGGAGGGCTAACACTGATGTTGGGAGCAATTGGCGGTGTTTCATTGTTGGTAGGGGGCATAGGAATCATGAATATTATGCTCGTCTCAGTAAGTGAGAGAACCGAGGAAATTGGCCTACGCAAAGCTCTCGGTGCTCGAAGCAGCGACGTACTTAATCAATTCCTAGTAGAATCGTTAGCTCTTGCCTCTCTAGGTGGCTTGATTGGCTCTACAGCGGGTATAGCAGCCGTGGCGGCTGTAGCAGCTATCACAATATTGCCTGCATCTGTCAGTACTGGTACTGTCATCTTCACTGTGGCTTTGTCGGGGTCGATCGGGCTGATTTTTGGAGTTGTACCGGCGCAGCGAGCTGCTCGCCTCGATCCAATCCTTGCTTTAAGAAGCCTGTGA
- a CDS encoding pyruvate kinase: MAQIDLTRRTKIVATVGPATSNAGQIKNLIQAGATTFRLNFSHGDHSEHANRINIIRQVAHELGVHIGILQDLQGPKIRLGHFEEGPVDVCRGDSFALTSRNVKCNRTVATVTYDKLADEVVAGSRILLDDGRVEMRVERVDSDEHTLHCTVTVGGILSNNKGVNFPDVQLSVRALTPKDRQDLAFGLKQGVDWVALSFVRNPSDMQEIRELIRQHGHSTPVIAKIEKFEAIDQIDAILPLCDGVMVARGDLGVEMPAEEVPLLQKDLICKANSLGIPIITATQMLDSMASSPRPTRAEVSDVANAILDGTDAVMLSNETAVGDYPVEAVETMATIARRIERDYPQRSIESHLPSTIPNAISAAVSHIANQLSASAILPLTKTGATAHNVSKFRPSTPILAITPEVRVARKLQLVWGVTPLLIPTQNSTSSTFSMAMGIAQELGLLKEGDLAVQTAGTLAGVSGSTDLVKVGIVSAVLGRGYGIGNGTVCGRVRLALGSEDAARLEPGEILVVHDTSVDYLDALRDAGGVIAEQGEDAHAVVIAKRLGIPIIAGVSHATRDLREGEVVTLHLREGTVHRGTGSNIS; this comes from the coding sequence ATGGCCCAGATCGATCTGACGCGGCGCACTAAGATCGTTGCCACCGTCGGCCCTGCCACAAGTAATGCCGGTCAGATCAAGAACTTGATTCAGGCTGGAGCTACCACTTTTCGACTCAACTTTTCCCACGGCGACCACAGCGAGCATGCAAACCGCATTAATATCATCCGTCAGGTTGCCCATGAACTAGGCGTACATATCGGAATTCTTCAAGACCTGCAGGGTCCAAAGATACGTTTAGGGCACTTTGAAGAAGGTCCTGTTGATGTTTGTAGAGGTGATTCTTTTGCCCTGACCTCGCGTAATGTGAAGTGTAATAGGACTGTAGCAACCGTCACTTATGATAAGCTTGCAGATGAAGTTGTAGCTGGCAGTCGAATTCTCCTTGATGATGGGCGAGTCGAGATGAGAGTGGAGCGAGTTGATAGTGATGAGCACACTCTACACTGCACTGTAACTGTTGGTGGTATTCTCTCTAATAACAAGGGCGTTAACTTTCCAGATGTTCAGCTATCTGTTCGCGCTCTGACTCCAAAGGATAGACAAGATCTAGCTTTTGGCCTGAAGCAAGGTGTAGACTGGGTTGCGCTGAGCTTTGTGCGAAATCCTTCTGACATGCAGGAGATTCGTGAGCTAATACGCCAACACGGCCACTCTACTCCAGTAATCGCCAAGATCGAGAAGTTCGAGGCAATCGACCAAATTGATGCTATCCTTCCACTATGTGATGGCGTAATGGTGGCTCGGGGTGACCTAGGAGTCGAAATGCCTGCTGAAGAAGTTCCCTTGCTGCAGAAAGACTTGATTTGTAAGGCCAACAGCTTAGGTATTCCAATTATCACAGCTACCCAGATGCTTGATTCGATGGCTTCCAGCCCTCGACCAACACGAGCAGAAGTCAGCGATGTAGCCAACGCTATTCTGGATGGTACAGATGCTGTAATGCTTTCTAACGAGACTGCAGTAGGCGACTATCCAGTTGAGGCAGTAGAGACAATGGCGACGATTGCCCGTCGCATTGAGCGTGACTATCCGCAACGGTCGATTGAGAGTCACCTGCCCAGCACTATCCCTAACGCCATCAGTGCTGCTGTTAGCCACATTGCTAACCAACTAAGTGCCTCTGCAATTCTCCCACTCACCAAGACAGGTGCAACAGCGCATAATGTAAGTAAATTCCGCCCCTCCACTCCGATTCTAGCTATCACACCAGAGGTTCGTGTAGCCCGCAAGTTGCAGCTTGTCTGGGGCGTAACACCACTGTTGATTCCTACACAGAACAGCACATCTAGTACTTTTAGCATGGCTATGGGAATTGCCCAAGAACTCGGACTTCTTAAGGAGGGAGACTTGGCGGTACAGACTGCAGGAACTCTAGCCGGTGTTAGCGGTTCAACTGATCTGGTGAAAGTTGGGATTGTTAGCGCAGTTCTTGGGCGGGGATACGGTATTGGCAACGGCACTGTATGCGGACGTGTACGACTTGCTCTTGGCTCAGAGGATGCGGCACGGCTTGAGCCTGGCGAAATACTTGTAGTCCACGACACCTCTGTAGATTACCTCGATGCCTTGCGCGATGCGGGTGGAGTTATTGCCGAGCAGGGAGAAGATGCACATGCAGTGGTCATTGCTAAGCGTCTTGGGATTCCTATCATTGCTGGCGTCAGTCATGCAACACGTGACCTCCGTGAAGGTGAGGTGGTAACTCTACATTTGCGCGAGGGAACTGTACACCGAGGCACAGGGTCCAACATATCTTAG
- a CDS encoding YggT family protein, which translates to MHRVSREICFNNMDILATILQVLAKTLQIYSLVLIVRVLLSWFPNLDWGNPVLSTVSSITDPYLNAFRGLIPPIGGIDLSSILAFIALSLMQQLLLSSAGLTMLSSGAGYYT; encoded by the coding sequence ATGCATAGAGTTAGTCGAGAGATTTGTTTCAACAACATGGACATCTTGGCCACGATTCTCCAAGTGCTTGCTAAGACGCTGCAGATCTATTCACTAGTTCTGATCGTTAGAGTGCTACTAAGCTGGTTCCCGAACCTAGATTGGGGCAACCCGGTGCTTAGCACTGTGAGCTCAATCACCGACCCCTACCTCAACGCCTTTCGAGGACTCATTCCTCCCATTGGTGGTATTGACCTTTCATCAATCCTAGCCTTCATAGCCCTCAGCTTGATGCAACAGCTCCTACTGAGCAGTGCTGGTCTTACCATGCTGAGCAGTGGTGCTGGCTACTACACTTAA
- a CDS encoding threonine ammonia-lyase, biosynthetic, translating to MDDYLQRILRARVYEVADETPLEPARNLSRRLDNEVLLKREDLQPVFSFKLRGAYNRMAQLSDEELRLGVITSSAGNHAQGVALGAVELNCRAVIVMPVTTPRMKIEAVRRLGSEVVLHGETYDEAYQEGCRRSIAEGLTFIHPFDDPEVIAGQGTIAFEILRQCAEPPDMIYVAVGGGGLISGIAAYVKSLWPAIEVIGVEPNDSAAMTLSLEAGERVKLSQVGLFADGVAVRQVGRHTFELAQQHVDSMVTVSTDEICAAIKDVFEDTRSILEPAGALAIAGLKADVQRRQLHGRRLVAVACGANMNFDRLRFVAERAELGEEREAMLAVEIPEKPGSLRQLCTVLGDRSLTEFSYRMAEGNQAHIFMGVQIEGIEDRCRLIASLEGGGYHCLDLSENELAKVHLRHMVGGRAPARASSTEGVDYRELLYRFEFPERPGALMSFVSALESDWSISIFHYRNYGADIGRVVVGVLVARRDLGRWNKLLQSLRYPSWEETENPAYSLFLGTAALD from the coding sequence ATGGACGACTATCTACAGCGCATTCTCCGTGCCCGTGTATATGAAGTAGCTGATGAGACCCCACTCGAGCCTGCGCGCAATCTAAGTCGACGCCTCGATAATGAAGTTCTACTAAAACGTGAGGACCTGCAGCCAGTCTTCTCTTTCAAGTTGCGAGGGGCCTACAACAGGATGGCTCAGCTAAGCGACGAGGAATTACGACTTGGTGTAATTACCTCAAGCGCGGGGAACCATGCCCAAGGAGTAGCCCTTGGTGCTGTTGAGCTCAACTGCCGAGCTGTGATTGTAATGCCAGTCACGACTCCGCGTATGAAAATTGAGGCAGTCCGACGGCTGGGCAGTGAGGTGGTGCTCCATGGTGAAACTTATGATGAGGCCTACCAAGAAGGTTGTCGCCGCAGTATTGCTGAGGGACTAACATTTATTCATCCATTCGATGACCCTGAGGTAATTGCTGGACAGGGTACTATAGCCTTCGAAATCCTCCGACAGTGTGCCGAACCTCCGGACATGATATATGTCGCAGTTGGCGGAGGAGGACTGATTAGTGGTATCGCAGCTTATGTCAAAAGCCTATGGCCAGCTATCGAGGTCATCGGGGTTGAGCCTAATGACTCTGCAGCGATGACGCTATCTCTTGAGGCAGGTGAGCGCGTTAAACTGTCACAAGTAGGCCTATTTGCAGATGGTGTAGCTGTCCGACAGGTTGGTCGGCACACTTTTGAGCTGGCACAGCAGCATGTCGACTCCATGGTAACAGTGAGTACTGATGAGATTTGTGCCGCAATTAAAGATGTATTCGAGGACACCCGGTCTATTCTTGAGCCTGCTGGCGCTCTTGCCATTGCAGGTCTCAAAGCTGATGTGCAGCGCCGACAACTTCATGGCCGACGACTAGTGGCAGTGGCCTGTGGGGCCAACATGAATTTCGATCGCCTGAGATTCGTGGCTGAGCGAGCGGAGCTCGGAGAAGAAAGAGAAGCAATGCTGGCTGTAGAAATCCCTGAGAAGCCAGGGAGCCTGCGCCAGTTATGTACTGTCCTTGGTGATCGTTCTCTAACTGAGTTCAGCTATAGAATGGCTGAAGGTAACCAGGCTCACATCTTCATGGGTGTGCAAATCGAAGGTATCGAGGATCGCTGCCGCCTGATTGCTTCGTTGGAAGGCGGCGGATATCATTGCCTTGACCTTAGCGAGAATGAGCTTGCTAAAGTTCATCTTCGTCACATGGTAGGAGGACGAGCACCCGCCAGAGCTTCTAGCACTGAAGGTGTTGACTATCGTGAACTTCTATACCGCTTTGAGTTTCCAGAGCGTCCCGGTGCTCTGATGTCATTTGTTAGTGCTTTAGAATCAGATTGGTCGATTAGCATCTTTCACTACAGAAATTACGGTGCCGATATTGGACGAGTTGTAGTGGGCGTATTAGTCGCCAGAAGAGACCTGGGCCGCTGGAACAAGTTACTCCAGAGCTTGCGTTACCCAAGCTGGGAGGAAACAGAAAATCCAGCTTACAGCCTTTTTCTTGGAACAGCAGCCTTGGATTAA
- a CDS encoding 1-deoxy-D-xylulose-5-phosphate synthase yields the protein MQLSELTHPNQLRGLSTGELEDVARQIRERHLEVVSISGGHLGPGLGVVELTLALYQTLDLDRDRIVWDVGHQAYPHKLITGRYGTFDTLRQRNGIAGYLKRCESSFDHFGAGHASTSISAALGMAMARDRRGEKFKCVAIIGDGALTGGMALEAINHAGHLPQTPLLVVLNDNDMSISPPVGALSGYLNRMRLSPPMQFLSGSVEESVRHIPFMGGELSAELNMLKGSMRRLAVPKVGAVFEELGFTYMGPIDGHDIPTMVHTFQAAHRVGGPVMVHVVTTKGKGYPYAEADQVGYHAQSAFDLSTGKALPPKKPNPPSYSKIFGQTLVRLCEQNPLIVGITAAMATGTGLDLLQKSIPEQYIDVGIAEQHAVTLAAGMACEGLRPVVAIYSTFLQRAYDQLIHDVGIQNLPVTFVLDRAGIVGADGPTHQGQYDISYMRCVPNLTVMAPKDEAELQKMLVTCLQQNGPCALRIPRGPGEGRLLSEEDWEPLPVGRGEVVRKGNDLLIIAYGSMVASAVATADLLYADAGMSATVINARFLRPLDKALIHPLARRIGKIVTMEEGALAGGFGAAVLESLSDQGIMVPMLRLGIPDILVDHSSPQESRNMLGLTPSQMAQRISDNFAPASSARLTESRKPVKLA from the coding sequence ATGCAGCTAAGCGAATTGACCCATCCCAATCAGTTGCGCGGGCTCAGCACGGGTGAACTGGAGGATGTGGCTCGCCAGATCCGTGAGCGCCATTTAGAGGTTGTCTCTATCAGTGGCGGCCATCTTGGCCCAGGGCTTGGTGTCGTCGAGCTAACCCTCGCGCTTTATCAGACCCTCGATCTCGATCGGGATCGTATTGTCTGGGATGTTGGCCATCAGGCTTATCCGCACAAGCTAATCACTGGCCGATATGGCACCTTTGACACACTGCGGCAGCGAAATGGCATTGCTGGTTATCTCAAACGTTGCGAAAGTAGCTTTGACCACTTTGGTGCAGGCCACGCTAGTACCTCCATCTCTGCTGCGCTCGGCATGGCGATGGCTAGAGACCGCCGTGGTGAGAAGTTTAAGTGTGTTGCCATCATAGGTGATGGTGCACTGACAGGAGGTATGGCATTGGAAGCCATTAATCATGCTGGGCACCTACCTCAAACACCACTTTTAGTGGTACTTAATGATAACGACATGTCTATATCTCCCCCGGTAGGCGCATTATCTGGTTACCTGAACCGCATGCGGTTGAGTCCTCCTATGCAATTTTTATCTGGCAGTGTTGAGGAAAGCGTAAGGCACATTCCCTTCATGGGTGGTGAGCTCTCAGCCGAGCTAAATATGCTGAAGGGCAGCATGCGTCGTCTAGCAGTCCCCAAAGTTGGCGCTGTTTTTGAAGAGCTGGGCTTTACATACATGGGACCAATTGATGGACATGATATACCGACTATGGTTCATACTTTCCAGGCAGCACATAGAGTTGGTGGGCCAGTTATGGTTCATGTCGTAACTACAAAGGGTAAAGGATATCCTTATGCTGAGGCTGACCAAGTAGGCTATCATGCCCAGTCTGCTTTTGATCTCTCTACTGGTAAAGCCCTACCACCCAAAAAGCCCAATCCACCTAGCTACAGCAAGATTTTTGGCCAAACTCTAGTTCGTTTGTGTGAACAGAACCCACTCATTGTTGGTATCACAGCTGCCATGGCTACTGGTACTGGTCTCGACCTCCTACAAAAATCCATCCCTGAGCAATATATTGATGTCGGTATTGCCGAGCAGCACGCAGTAACCCTAGCAGCTGGCATGGCTTGTGAGGGACTTCGCCCAGTTGTGGCTATATATAGTACATTCCTGCAACGCGCATATGACCAGTTAATTCATGATGTTGGTATTCAGAACTTGCCAGTTACCTTCGTCTTGGATCGTGCTGGCATAGTAGGAGCTGATGGCCCAACACATCAAGGGCAGTACGACATTAGCTATATGCGCTGCGTGCCCAATCTGACTGTAATGGCACCGAAAGACGAAGCTGAACTGCAGAAGATGCTCGTTACCTGTCTACAGCAGAATGGCCCATGTGCTTTGCGCATCCCACGTGGCCCAGGAGAAGGCCGGCTGTTATCGGAAGAGGATTGGGAGCCTTTGCCAGTGGGTCGAGGCGAGGTAGTGCGAAAAGGAAATGATTTACTCATTATTGCCTATGGCTCAATGGTAGCTTCTGCTGTGGCGACAGCAGATCTACTGTATGCCGATGCTGGTATGTCAGCTACTGTAATCAATGCACGTTTTTTAAGACCACTTGATAAAGCCCTAATTCATCCCTTGGCCAGACGCATTGGTAAGATAGTGACTATGGAAGAAGGAGCTCTTGCCGGAGGATTTGGAGCTGCCGTGCTGGAATCTCTCAGTGATCAGGGCATTATGGTACCGATGCTCCGGTTAGGTATCCCTGATATACTAGTCGATCATTCTAGCCCTCAAGAAAGTCGCAATATGCTTGGGTTAACACCTTCACAGATGGCACAACGTATAAGCGATAATTTTGCCCCGGCAAGTTCAGCACGCTTGACAGAGTCTAGGAAACCAGTAAAGTTGGCCTAA
- a CDS encoding photosystem I reaction center subunit PsaK — protein sequence MIIYPLAVTPTVVSWSPSVALVMIVCNVIAIVIGKLTIKYPNEGIKLPSQKFFGNLSHGAMLGCLSLGHIFGIGAIQGLASRGVL from the coding sequence ATGATTATTTACCCTCTCGCAGTTACTCCTACCGTAGTGTCTTGGTCCCCAAGTGTTGCTCTAGTAATGATAGTGTGCAACGTGATTGCTATTGTCATTGGCAAACTAACAATCAAATACCCTAATGAAGGAATTAAGCTTCCAAGTCAGAAATTTTTTGGAAATTTAAGCCATGGTGCCATGCTTGGCTGTCTCAGCCTGGGACATATCTTTGGTATCGGAGCAATTCAAGGCCTTGCATCTAGGGGGGTTCTTTAA
- a CDS encoding polysaccharide pyruvyl transferase CsaB, translating to MALSQSPQATAVLLCGYYGEGNLGDDALLNVLLAELPESCQIWVMARHVSIIQPLPASAQVVNRRSLIAVLSSLRHIRTLILGGGSLIQDSTSFQSLIYYLVMITVARCYNIQVILWAQGFGPLRQPLSRWLVALMLPLVSSASWRDNTSLKLARQILPNHSMFVAPDPVWCTPSRHWSGGGDVVVCWRPTTLLNSDGWDLLLDALNRLAVFTGSNLHWFAFHTYQDVTLPLFLRNHRPDLVDLWARSQYSKATSVDKAMDKFSSARLVLSMRLHALILSQLSGSPSAALSCDPKISAAANMALVPCTNLQSLPPVGRIVGQWLSLFDEAADSQRVQLISRQSSLHGDFLREALNQQI from the coding sequence ATGGCATTATCACAATCTCCGCAAGCTACTGCTGTTCTCCTTTGCGGCTACTATGGTGAAGGCAATCTTGGTGACGATGCTTTACTTAACGTCTTACTAGCAGAACTTCCTGAAAGTTGCCAAATATGGGTTATGGCGCGCCATGTGAGTATTATTCAACCTCTGCCAGCTTCTGCCCAGGTAGTTAACCGTAGATCACTAATAGCTGTACTAAGCTCTTTAAGGCACATCCGGACCCTTATTCTTGGTGGTGGATCTCTAATTCAAGATAGTACTAGCTTTCAGAGCTTGATTTACTACTTGGTAATGATTACTGTAGCTCGCTGTTACAATATCCAGGTTATCCTATGGGCCCAAGGTTTCGGACCCCTACGACAGCCTTTGAGTCGTTGGCTAGTAGCTCTTATGCTTCCTCTAGTTTCGTCAGCAAGTTGGCGTGATAATACTTCTTTGAAGCTGGCTAGACAGATACTCCCAAATCATTCTATGTTCGTTGCACCTGACCCGGTTTGGTGCACTCCCTCAAGGCACTGGTCTGGCGGAGGGGATGTTGTTGTCTGCTGGCGACCAACAACACTACTTAACAGTGATGGCTGGGACTTACTATTAGATGCACTGAATAGACTAGCTGTGTTTACCGGCAGCAACCTCCACTGGTTCGCTTTTCATACATACCAAGATGTAACGCTGCCCCTGTTCCTTCGCAACCATCGTCCAGATCTTGTCGATCTCTGGGCACGTAGTCAGTATTCAAAAGCTACGAGTGTTGATAAGGCTATGGATAAATTTTCCAGCGCTCGGCTTGTACTCTCTATGCGCTTGCATGCGTTGATCCTATCTCAGTTGTCTGGTAGTCCGTCTGCCGCTCTTAGCTGCGACCCAAAAATTAGTGCGGCAGCAAATATGGCATTAGTTCCTTGCACTAATTTGCAGTCTCTACCACCTGTTGGCAGAATAGTTGGCCAGTGGTTATCCCTCTTTGACGAAGCTGCAGACTCACAACGAGTTCAATTGATTAGCAGGCAATCCTCTCTTCACGGAGATTTTCTTCGGGAAGCTTTGAACCAGCAAATATAA